A window of the Lysinibacillus irui genome harbors these coding sequences:
- a CDS encoding ComF family protein gives MKDFLHQFKFLQDVALAKVFRQELYTRFKKEKATFIPIPVHPLKQQERTFSHTEELLKAAHVPYIQLLEKTTTETQSSKNREQRLHAAPLFRLMTDVHVEHKDYLLFDDIKTTGTTLQHAEDVLKQAGAKNVQYFTLIEG, from the coding sequence ATGAAAGATTTCTTACACCAGTTTAAATTTCTACAAGATGTAGCCCTCGCAAAAGTATTTCGTCAGGAGCTATATACTCGCTTTAAGAAAGAAAAGGCGACTTTTATTCCAATTCCCGTGCATCCCCTCAAACAACAGGAACGCACCTTTTCGCATACAGAGGAACTATTGAAGGCTGCTCATGTCCCATATATTCAGCTACTAGAAAAGACTACTACCGAGACACAAAGCTCTAAAAATAGAGAACAACGGTTACATGCGGCACCACTTTTTCGCTTGATGACGGATGTACACGTGGAGCATAAAGATTATCTTCTATTTGACGATATAAAAACTACAGGAACTACTTTACAGCATGCTGAAGATGTGTTAAAACAAGCAGGTGCTAAAAATGTCCAATACTTCACATTAATTGAAGGTTAA
- a CDS encoding TIGR03826 family flagellar region protein — MAEVRNCPKCNEFFNYTGVREVCHKCAQSEEELYQIVYRFLRKRENRAATVERIVEATGAEEELLYRWVRKGRLQPAMFPNLGYPCDNCGHLTTKGKLCTKCQDELKADLRTFEAAKEFRESVEQRDRVTYHSERKR; from the coding sequence ATGGCAGAGGTTCGTAATTGTCCAAAATGTAATGAATTTTTCAATTATACAGGGGTCCGAGAGGTTTGTCATAAATGTGCACAATCAGAGGAAGAGCTGTATCAAATCGTCTATCGCTTCTTACGTAAACGCGAAAACCGTGCAGCAACAGTTGAACGCATTGTGGAAGCAACAGGCGCAGAAGAAGAGCTATTATACAGATGGGTTCGCAAAGGTCGTTTGCAACCAGCCATGTTCCCTAACCTTGGCTATCCATGTGATAACTGTGGTCACCTGACAACGAAAGGCAAGCTTTGTACGAAATGTCAGGATGAATTAAAGGCCGATTTGCGTACATTTGAAGCGGCAAAGGAATTCCGTGAAAGTGTAGAGCAACGTGATCGTGTCACGTATCACTCAGAGCGAAAACGTTAA
- the flgM gene encoding flagellar biosynthesis anti-sigma factor FlgM: MKITSYGINAVNAYKNQVRNVKSDTNKASFADKIEISKAAQELQGVSTYSTERADRVQQLKKDIESGEYKVDARKVAEDMLKYYRF, from the coding sequence ATGAAAATTACATCTTATGGAATTAATGCGGTGAACGCCTATAAAAACCAAGTGCGCAATGTGAAATCAGATACAAACAAAGCTTCTTTTGCAGATAAAATTGAAATTTCAAAGGCAGCACAGGAATTGCAAGGAGTTTCAACCTACAGTACAGAACGAGCTGACCGCGTACAGCAATTGAAAAAAGACATTGAATCTGGTGAATACAAAGTAGATGCTCGTAAAGTAGCGGAGGATATGCTGAAATATTATCGTTTCTAG
- a CDS encoding flagellar protein FlgN yields the protein MSVEAISSTLTMLEKMHKSLLELAYKKTEIIKAGDIEALDQLLKDEQAHVAAIDKLEQQRQKQVTDYLEAKGLASTDKTTVADVIEAAEQQADKATLSAVRERLIQIIKDLRKQNDLNQKLVFQSLQIVNLTLDAVRPRTEQMNYSSNEVRGTNNIAKKSYFDSQA from the coding sequence ATGTCTGTAGAAGCGATTAGTTCTACACTAACGATGCTAGAGAAAATGCATAAAAGCTTACTTGAACTAGCCTATAAAAAAACAGAAATCATCAAAGCTGGCGATATCGAAGCTCTAGACCAATTGCTCAAGGATGAGCAGGCACACGTAGCAGCCATCGATAAGCTCGAGCAACAGCGTCAGAAACAGGTAACGGACTACCTTGAAGCAAAGGGACTTGCTTCAACTGACAAAACAACTGTAGCAGATGTCATCGAGGCTGCTGAACAACAAGCTGACAAAGCAACACTATCAGCAGTTCGCGAACGCTTAATACAAATCATCAAAGACCTACGAAAACAAAATGATCTAAATCAAAAACTCGTTTTCCAATCTCTACAAATCGTCAACCTAACACTAGACGCCGTAAGACCTCGCACAGAGCAAATGAATTACTCTAGCAATGAGGTCCGCGGCACAAACAATATAGCTAAAAAATCATATTTCGATTCACAAGCATAA
- the flgK gene encoding flagellar hook-associated protein FlgK, translating to MRSTFMGLEASKRGLFVQQTALYTTGHNISNANTLGYSRQRVNMQATPGFPTAGLNQPTYPGHLGTGVEASSIQRIRSEFIDRQYRQETNKFGYWESRTNAIAQMEDVMNEPSEFGLDKAFEQFWKGLEDVGTKPADGASRQVAISRAEHLAESFNYLDKQLKMIQGNLGNELNVSTTQINTILKQIAAVNKQIQEVEPSGHVPNDLYDVRDTLVDKLNEYIPVSIERIPSGGLASEVAEGSLKITFKGTDGIVRDLVNGKDFAQFTAMGTNGTKVTGDDITNSFSELQLTGLESLDVHEAGTVTSTQTAIKQQDFEASKGKLLSLINSFGYQSAGGDVKGYYPETLQKLDQLANAFIKEFNAQHAKGYTLEEKDANGNIINASVQGGVFFEGTGAGGIKVNEDILKNPNLLAASSNPTEEGNGKNAYELANMQHKLYADIDNASLQSFYQAIVGKVGVDGEEALRLAATSESQRLMVSNSRDAVSAVSLDEEMTNMITFQQAYNANARMITVVDETLDKIINGMGRVGL from the coding sequence ATGCGCTCAACATTTATGGGCCTAGAAGCAAGCAAACGCGGCCTCTTCGTACAACAAACAGCTTTATACACAACAGGACACAATATCTCGAACGCTAACACGCTAGGTTACTCTCGCCAACGAGTAAATATGCAGGCGACACCAGGTTTTCCAACAGCCGGCTTAAACCAACCTACTTATCCAGGACATCTTGGTACTGGGGTTGAAGCAAGTTCAATCCAACGTATTCGCAGTGAATTTATCGATCGCCAATACCGTCAAGAAACAAATAAATTTGGATATTGGGAATCTAGAACAAATGCTATAGCACAAATGGAAGATGTCATGAATGAACCTTCGGAATTCGGTTTAGATAAAGCATTCGAGCAGTTCTGGAAAGGACTTGAAGATGTGGGGACTAAGCCTGCAGATGGTGCTTCACGTCAAGTAGCTATTAGCCGTGCAGAGCACTTAGCTGAATCTTTTAATTACCTTGATAAACAATTAAAAATGATTCAGGGCAATCTTGGAAATGAACTTAATGTTTCGACAACTCAAATTAATACCATCCTTAAACAAATTGCAGCGGTTAATAAACAGATACAAGAGGTCGAACCAAGTGGACATGTACCGAATGATTTATATGATGTTCGTGATACTTTAGTCGATAAATTAAATGAGTATATCCCAGTATCAATTGAACGTATTCCTTCAGGTGGTTTAGCATCAGAGGTTGCAGAAGGAAGTTTGAAAATTACCTTTAAAGGGACAGATGGTATTGTCAGAGATCTAGTAAACGGTAAAGATTTCGCTCAATTTACAGCAATGGGTACAAATGGCACTAAGGTGACAGGCGACGATATTACAAACTCTTTTTCTGAATTACAATTAACAGGATTGGAATCTTTAGATGTACATGAGGCTGGCACTGTCACTAGTACACAAACGGCCATTAAACAGCAAGATTTTGAAGCATCGAAAGGGAAATTACTTTCATTAATTAATTCATTTGGTTATCAAAGTGCGGGTGGCGATGTTAAAGGATACTACCCAGAAACTTTACAAAAATTAGATCAATTAGCCAATGCATTTATTAAAGAATTCAATGCACAACATGCAAAAGGTTATACACTAGAAGAGAAAGATGCAAATGGAAACATCATCAATGCTTCTGTACAAGGAGGCGTTTTCTTTGAAGGTACTGGTGCTGGTGGAATCAAGGTTAATGAAGATATCCTAAAAAACCCCAACCTATTAGCTGCATCTTCTAACCCAACAGAAGAAGGAAATGGTAAGAATGCTTACGAACTTGCAAATATGCAACATAAATTATATGCAGATATAGATAACGCAAGCTTACAATCATTCTACCAAGCGATTGTCGGAAAAGTTGGTGTAGATGGTGAAGAGGCGTTACGTTTAGCTGCGACATCTGAATCCCAGCGTCTTATGGTATCTAATAGCCGTGATGCTGTAAGTGCAGTTTCCTTAGATGAAGAAATGACAAATATGATTACATTCCAACAAGCGTATAATGCAAATGCACGTATGATTACGGTTGTCGATGAAACATTGGATAAAATCATTAATGGTATGGGTCGAGTTGGTCTATAA